The Marinobacter sp. ANT_B65 genome has a segment encoding these proteins:
- a CDS encoding DUF1285 domain-containing protein has translation MSGNPENIVEQVQNTGGNLSQPPLEKWHPELSGDMDLRITRNGDWVHEGKPLGRKAIVRLFSTILRREEDGEYYLVTPVEKWRIQVEDTPLLAHSVEIEGEGEGQIIRLTTNVGETLEVSDEHPLEVGTYADSGQPRPVIRVRHGVDALLTTSAYYDLAEHVVEQTVDEKAVFGVFSHGNFYKIGQGG, from the coding sequence ATGAGCGGGAATCCTGAAAATATTGTTGAGCAGGTACAGAACACCGGGGGCAATCTCAGCCAGCCACCGCTGGAGAAGTGGCATCCGGAACTGTCAGGAGACATGGATCTTCGCATAACCCGGAATGGGGACTGGGTTCATGAAGGTAAGCCTCTGGGCCGGAAAGCCATCGTCCGGCTGTTCTCTACTATTCTTCGCCGTGAGGAAGATGGTGAGTACTACCTCGTAACTCCGGTAGAGAAGTGGCGGATTCAGGTGGAAGACACGCCATTGCTTGCTCACTCTGTTGAAATAGAAGGAGAGGGCGAAGGCCAGATCATCAGGTTAACTACCAACGTAGGTGAAACCCTTGAGGTGAGCGATGAGCACCCTCTCGAGGTCGGCACCTACGCAGATTCCGGGCAACCCAGGCCCGTTATCCGCGTTCGACACGGTGTTGACGCCCTGCTTACAACGTCCGCTTACTATGATCTTGCGGAACATGTTGTTGAGCAAACCGTTGATGAAAAAGCCGTGTTCGGCGTGTTCAGCCACGGAAATTTCTACAAAATCGGTCAGGGCGGTTGA
- a CDS encoding FKBP-type peptidyl-prolyl cis-trans isomerase gives MAQPRVVTIHYTLTNNQGEELDSSRVEGREPLSYLEGAQNIIGGLESALNEKKPGDQLKVSVEPADGYGEINEELVQPVPRTAFEGVDTIEPGMQFQAQTPGGPQVVRVVDVNEETVTIDANHPLAGETLHFDVEVIEARDATDEEQEHGHAH, from the coding sequence ATGGCCCAACCTCGCGTAGTCACCATCCATTACACGCTCACCAACAACCAGGGAGAAGAACTCGATTCCTCCCGTGTAGAAGGTCGTGAGCCTCTGTCTTATCTGGAAGGTGCACAGAACATCATCGGTGGACTTGAAAGTGCACTGAATGAGAAAAAACCAGGTGACCAGTTGAAGGTTTCTGTCGAGCCAGCTGACGGCTACGGCGAAATCAATGAAGAACTGGTACAGCCCGTTCCGCGTACCGCTTTTGAAGGTGTAGACACCATCGAGCCGGGCATGCAGTTCCAGGCACAGACTCCGGGCGGCCCTCAGGTTGTTCGTGTTGTGGACGTTAACGAAGAAACCGTTACCATTGACGCGAACCACCCGCTGGCTGGTGAAACTCTGCATTTTGATGTAGAAGTTATCGAAGCCCGTGATGCGACTGATGAAGAGCAAGAGCACGGTCACGCTCACTAA